In Microbacterium maritypicum, the following are encoded in one genomic region:
- a CDS encoding ABC transporter ATP-binding protein, translated as MNARDEGAMRAAKENQMSTEPLLSVQGLAVDFATMDGVVHAVEGVDLEIRPGETVAIVGESGSGKSTTAMAIIGLLAGGGKIASGSIRLDGKEISHAPEHELRTIRGRDIGLVPQDPMSNLNPVAKIGTQVAETLLAHGLATRQNVQAKVVEALTAAGLPDPERRAKQYPHEFSGGMRQRALIAIGLACKPRLLIADEPTSALDVTVQQTILDQIGAMTRELGTAVLLITHDLGLAAERAERVIVMHRGKVVEQGDARQILEDPQHQYTKSLVQAAPSVAVARLQPQAFQVKERVDGADASSAAAPVDNIVEIENLTKVYPVRGRGEDFVAVDDVSLVIPRGETVAIVGESGSGKTTTARMLLKVIEPTSGLIRYEGKDIASLSRAEIKEFRQQVQPIFQDPYSSLNPMFTIERLIAEPLDFYKRGSNADRRKRVRQLLDDVALPQSMLRRYPSELSGGQRQRVAIARALALSPDLIVCDEPVSALDVLVQDQILTLLGDLQSEYGLSYLFISHDLAVVRLISDYVCVMKDGKLVEAATSEEIFTNPRDPYTRRLLASIPGNELNIAS; from the coding sequence ATGAACGCCCGCGACGAAGGCGCGATGCGCGCCGCGAAGGAGAATCAGATGTCCACCGAGCCGCTGCTGTCCGTCCAGGGGCTCGCCGTGGACTTCGCCACCATGGACGGCGTCGTGCACGCCGTCGAGGGTGTCGACCTCGAGATCCGACCCGGTGAGACCGTCGCGATCGTGGGCGAGTCCGGTTCGGGCAAGTCGACGACGGCCATGGCCATCATCGGGCTGCTCGCAGGGGGAGGGAAGATCGCGTCGGGCAGCATCCGGCTCGACGGGAAGGAGATCTCCCACGCGCCGGAGCACGAGCTGCGCACGATCCGCGGTCGCGACATCGGCCTCGTGCCGCAGGACCCCATGTCGAACCTGAACCCGGTCGCGAAGATCGGCACGCAGGTGGCGGAGACACTGCTCGCGCACGGACTCGCCACGCGGCAGAACGTGCAGGCGAAGGTGGTCGAGGCGTTGACCGCCGCCGGCCTCCCCGATCCGGAGCGGCGCGCCAAGCAGTATCCGCACGAGTTCTCCGGCGGCATGCGTCAGCGCGCCCTGATCGCGATCGGTCTGGCGTGCAAGCCACGGCTGCTGATCGCCGACGAGCCGACCAGTGCGCTCGACGTCACGGTGCAGCAGACGATCCTCGACCAGATCGGCGCGATGACCCGTGAGCTGGGAACGGCGGTGCTGCTCATCACCCACGACCTGGGCCTCGCCGCTGAGCGGGCCGAGCGGGTGATCGTGATGCACCGGGGCAAGGTCGTCGAGCAGGGCGACGCGCGACAGATCCTCGAGGATCCGCAGCATCAGTACACGAAGTCGCTCGTGCAGGCGGCACCATCGGTCGCCGTCGCCCGGCTGCAACCTCAGGCGTTCCAAGTAAAGGAACGGGTGGACGGAGCAGACGCCTCCAGCGCGGCGGCACCGGTCGACAACATCGTCGAGATCGAGAACCTCACCAAGGTGTACCCGGTGCGCGGGCGCGGAGAGGACTTCGTGGCCGTCGACGACGTGTCGCTGGTGATCCCGCGCGGGGAGACCGTGGCGATCGTGGGGGAGTCCGGGTCGGGCAAGACCACGACCGCGCGGATGCTGCTCAAGGTGATCGAACCCACGAGCGGGCTGATCCGCTACGAGGGCAAGGACATCGCGTCGCTGAGCCGAGCGGAGATCAAGGAGTTCCGGCAGCAGGTGCAGCCGATCTTCCAGGATCCGTACTCGAGCCTGAACCCGATGTTCACGATCGAACGTCTGATCGCCGAGCCGCTCGACTTCTACAAGAGGGGGAGCAACGCCGACCGGCGAAAGCGCGTCCGGCAGCTGCTCGACGACGTGGCGCTGCCGCAGTCGATGCTGCGCCGGTATCCGTCAGAGCTGTCCGGCGGCCAGCGGCAACGTGTCGCGATCGCCCGGGCGCTCGCGCTGTCTCCGGATCTGATCGTGTGCGACGAGCCGGTGTCGGCGCTGGACGTGCTGGTGCAGGACCAGATCCTGACGCTGCTCGGCGACCTGCAGAGCGAGTACGGGCTGAGCTACCTCTTCATCTCGCACGACCTCGCGGTGGTGCGCCTCATCAGCGATTACGTGTGCGTGATGAAGGACGGGAAGCTCGTCGAGGCGGCGACCTCTGAGGAGATCTTCACGAACCCGCGCGACCCGTACACGCGGCGTCTGCTGGCGTCGATCCCGGGCAACGAGCTGAACATCGCGTCCTGA
- a CDS encoding PfkB family carbohydrate kinase has translation MSNETSSARSVVVIGDALIDEIHDAAGVRELVGGAALNVAVGLRRLGIETTLIAMVGDDEAGAHIREYLSDHGVRLISSEAPLGSSRAIVRRAANGEPEYVFNEAARQRSIRYSDEAREAIADAGLVAISCFPFDVPSEVDALVGALADARVAVDPNPRLGMLHDRAEFVRGFERIAASAVIVKVGADDAALLYDGDLDALRVRLREIGAAAVLATAGAAGATLDTEAGIASAPITPLAGDVIDTVGAGDATLAAVAAGLVSTSPTELREWRVLLLRAMHIAAATCRAEGGLLRTPESLADAQRGVHGS, from the coding sequence GTGAGCAACGAGACATCTTCCGCTCGGTCCGTGGTCGTGATCGGCGATGCCTTGATCGACGAGATCCACGATGCCGCGGGGGTGCGTGAACTGGTCGGCGGCGCCGCGCTGAACGTCGCCGTGGGCCTGCGTCGGCTCGGCATCGAGACGACTCTGATCGCCATGGTGGGTGACGATGAGGCCGGCGCGCACATCCGCGAGTACCTCTCCGATCACGGCGTGCGTCTGATCTCGAGCGAGGCACCCCTCGGGTCTTCACGCGCGATCGTGCGGCGGGCGGCGAACGGTGAACCGGAGTACGTGTTCAACGAGGCGGCCCGGCAGCGCAGCATCCGTTACTCGGACGAGGCGCGCGAGGCGATCGCGGATGCCGGGCTCGTCGCGATCAGCTGCTTCCCCTTCGACGTGCCGAGCGAGGTGGATGCTCTCGTCGGTGCCCTCGCTGATGCCCGTGTCGCCGTGGACCCCAATCCACGTCTCGGGATGCTGCACGATCGGGCCGAGTTCGTCCGAGGGTTCGAACGGATCGCCGCATCGGCAGTCATCGTCAAGGTCGGCGCCGACGATGCCGCGCTCCTCTACGATGGCGATCTCGACGCGCTGCGAGTGCGGCTTCGCGAGATCGGTGCCGCTGCGGTGCTGGCGACCGCAGGTGCTGCCGGCGCGACGCTCGACACGGAAGCGGGCATCGCCTCCGCGCCGATCACCCCGCTCGCCGGTGACGTGATCGACACGGTCGGCGCAGGAGATGCGACGCTCGCAGCCGTTGCCGCTGGGCTGGTGTCCACGTCCCCGACCGAGCTGAGGGAGTGGCGTGTGCTCCTCCTCCGCGCCATGCACATCGCGGCTGCGACGTGTCGCGCGGAGGGCGGTCTGCTGCGGACTCCGGAGTCGTTGGCGGACGCTCAGCGCGGGGTCCACGGCAGCTGA
- a CDS encoding DNA-directed RNA polymerase subunit beta, translated as MAAARNASTSTTTKNGRGASRLSFAKISDTLTVPDLLALQTESFGWLVGNDAWKARVAEAKKQGRTDVNENSGLGEIFEEISPIEDLGETMQLSFTNPYLEPEKYSIEECKERGKTYAAPLYVEAEFMNHLTGEIKTQTVFMGDFPLQTDKGTFIINGSERVVVSQLVRSPGVYFDKTPDKTSDKDIVSARVIPSRGAWLEFEIDKRDQVGVRVDRKRKQSVTVFLKALGMTSEEILAEFAGYTSIEETLAKDTIVTKEDALRDIYRKLRPGEQVAAEAARALLDNFYFNPKRYDLAKVGRYKINHKLGLDQPLNSSVLTVEDIVATIKYLVRLHAGTEETFTGIRGGKKAEIRLATDDIDNFGNRRIRAVGELIQNQVRTGLSRMERVVRERMTTQDIEAITPQTLINVRPVVAAIKEFFGTSQLSQFMDQNNPLAGLTNKRRLSALGPGGLSRDRAGVEVRDVHPSHYGRMCPIETPEGPNIGLIGALATFARINSFGFIETPYRKVEGGVVTDQIDYLTASEEVDFNIAQANAPLDAKGRFRESHVLARPKGGSGEVDLFVPEEIGYIDVSPRQMVSVATSLVPFLEHDDAQRALMGANMQRQAVPLLRSDSPLVGTGMEGYTAIDAGDVLTADKAGVVSEVSADRVVVMLDEGGTQEYHLRKFDRSNQGTSYNQKVVVNAGERVEVGEVIADGPATENGELALGKNLLVAFMTWEGYNFEDAIILSQDLVKDDTLSSIHIEEYEVDARDTKLGKEEITRDLPNVSPELLKDLDERGIIRIGAEVRPGDILVGKVTPKGETELSAEERLLRAIFNEKSREVRDTSLKVPHGEQGTIIAVKEFNAEDGDDELGSGVNRRVVVYIAQKRKITEGDKLAGRHGNKGVIAKILPIEDMPFMADGTPVDIVLNPLGIPGRMNFGQVLETHLGWIAKQGWKVEGTPEWAARLPEQAFEAAPGTKVATPVFDGASEEEIAGLLDVTTPTRDGVRLIDSTGKAQMFDGRSGEPFPAPISVGYMYILKLHHLVDDKIHARSTGPYSMITQQPLGGKAQFGGQRFGEMEVWALEAYGAAYALQELLTIKSDDILGRVKVYEAIVKGENIQEPGIPESFKVLMKEMQSLCLNVEVLSADGTLVNLRDTDDEAFRAAEELGINISSRFEAASIDEI; from the coding sequence TTGGCTGCTGCTCGCAACGCATCCACATCCACCACCACCAAGAACGGACGCGGAGCTTCCCGTCTTTCGTTCGCCAAGATCTCCGACACGCTGACTGTCCCAGACCTTCTTGCCCTGCAGACCGAGTCCTTCGGTTGGCTGGTCGGAAACGACGCCTGGAAGGCGCGCGTCGCCGAGGCCAAGAAGCAGGGTCGCACCGACGTCAACGAGAACAGCGGTCTCGGCGAGATCTTCGAGGAGATCTCTCCGATCGAGGACCTCGGCGAGACGATGCAGCTGTCGTTCACGAACCCGTACCTCGAGCCGGAGAAGTACTCGATCGAGGAGTGCAAGGAGCGTGGCAAGACCTACGCCGCTCCGCTGTACGTCGAGGCCGAGTTCATGAACCACCTCACGGGTGAGATCAAGACCCAGACGGTCTTCATGGGCGACTTCCCGCTCCAGACCGACAAGGGCACGTTCATCATCAACGGCTCCGAGCGCGTCGTCGTCTCGCAGCTCGTGCGCTCGCCGGGTGTCTACTTCGACAAGACCCCCGACAAGACGAGTGACAAGGACATCGTGTCGGCTCGCGTCATCCCGAGCCGTGGTGCATGGCTCGAGTTCGAGATCGACAAGCGCGACCAGGTCGGCGTGCGCGTCGACCGCAAGCGCAAGCAGTCGGTCACGGTCTTCCTCAAGGCGCTGGGCATGACCAGCGAGGAGATCCTCGCCGAGTTCGCCGGCTACACCTCGATCGAGGAGACGCTCGCGAAGGACACGATCGTCACGAAGGAAGATGCGCTCCGCGACATCTACCGCAAGCTCCGTCCGGGCGAGCAGGTGGCCGCCGAGGCAGCCCGTGCGCTCCTCGACAACTTCTACTTCAACCCGAAGCGCTACGACCTGGCCAAGGTCGGTCGCTACAAGATCAACCACAAGCTGGGCCTGGACCAGCCGCTGAACTCGTCGGTGCTCACCGTCGAGGACATCGTGGCCACGATCAAATACCTCGTCCGCCTGCACGCAGGCACCGAGGAGACCTTCACGGGCATCCGCGGTGGCAAGAAGGCCGAGATCCGTCTCGCGACCGACGACATCGACAACTTCGGCAACCGTCGCATCCGCGCGGTCGGCGAGCTGATCCAGAACCAGGTCCGCACCGGTCTGTCCCGCATGGAGCGCGTCGTCCGCGAGCGCATGACCACGCAGGACATCGAGGCCATCACGCCGCAGACCCTGATCAACGTGCGCCCCGTCGTCGCCGCGATCAAGGAGTTCTTCGGAACGTCGCAGCTGTCGCAGTTCATGGACCAGAACAACCCGCTCGCGGGTCTGACGAACAAGCGTCGTCTCTCCGCGCTCGGCCCCGGTGGTCTCTCGCGTGACCGCGCCGGCGTCGAGGTCCGTGACGTCCACCCGTCGCACTACGGCCGCATGTGCCCCATCGAGACGCCTGAAGGCCCGAACATCGGTCTGATCGGTGCTCTCGCGACGTTCGCGCGCATCAACTCGTTCGGTTTCATCGAGACCCCGTACCGCAAGGTCGAGGGTGGCGTCGTCACCGACCAGATCGACTACCTCACCGCGTCCGAAGAGGTCGACTTCAACATCGCGCAGGCCAACGCCCCGCTCGATGCCAAGGGTCGCTTCCGCGAGAGCCACGTCCTGGCACGCCCCAAGGGCGGCAGCGGCGAGGTCGACCTGTTCGTCCCCGAGGAGATCGGCTACATCGACGTCTCCCCGCGCCAGATGGTCTCGGTCGCGACCTCGCTCGTCCCCTTCCTCGAGCACGACGACGCACAGCGCGCCCTCATGGGTGCCAACATGCAGCGTCAGGCTGTGCCGCTGCTCCGCAGCGACTCGCCGCTCGTCGGAACCGGTATGGAGGGCTACACGGCCATCGACGCCGGTGACGTGCTCACCGCCGACAAGGCCGGTGTCGTGTCCGAGGTCTCCGCAGACCGCGTCGTCGTCATGCTCGACGAGGGCGGAACGCAGGAGTACCACCTGCGCAAGTTCGACCGCTCCAACCAGGGCACGTCGTACAACCAGAAGGTCGTCGTCAACGCCGGTGAGCGCGTCGAGGTCGGAGAGGTCATCGCCGATGGCCCCGCCACCGAGAACGGCGAGCTGGCCCTCGGAAAGAACCTCCTCGTCGCGTTCATGACGTGGGAGGGCTACAACTTCGAGGACGCGATCATCCTGAGCCAGGACCTGGTGAAGGACGACACCCTCTCGTCGATCCACATCGAGGAGTACGAGGTCGATGCTCGCGACACCAAGCTCGGCAAGGAGGAGATCACCCGTGACCTCCCCAACGTCAGCCCGGAGCTGCTGAAGGACCTCGACGAGCGCGGCATCATCCGCATCGGCGCCGAGGTCCGTCCCGGCGACATCCTCGTCGGCAAGGTCACGCCGAAGGGTGAGACCGAGCTGTCGGCCGAGGAGCGTCTGCTCCGCGCGATCTTCAACGAGAAGAGCCGCGAAGTCCGTGACACCTCGCTGAAGGTGCCCCACGGTGAGCAGGGCACGATCATCGCCGTCAAGGAGTTCAACGCCGAAGACGGCGACGACGAGCTCGGCTCCGGCGTGAACCGCCGCGTCGTGGTCTACATCGCCCAGAAGCGCAAGATCACCGAGGGTGACAAGCTCGCCGGCCGTCACGGCAACAAGGGTGTCATCGCGAAGATCCTCCCGATCGAGGACATGCCGTTCATGGCGGACGGCACCCCGGTCGACATCGTGCTGAACCCGCTCGGTATCCCGGGTCGAATGAACTTCGGTCAGGTCCTCGAGACCCACCTCGGGTGGATCGCGAAGCAGGGCTGGAAGGTCGAGGGCACCCCGGAGTGGGCGGCTCGTCTGCCGGAGCAGGCCTTCGAGGCGGCTCCCGGTACGAAGGTCGCCACCCCGGTGTTCGACGGTGCGAGCGAGGAGGAGATCGCCGGTCTCCTCGACGTGACCACCCCGACCCGCGACGGTGTCCGTCTGATCGACTCCACCGGAAAGGCCCAGATGTTCGACGGCCGCTCGGGTGAGCCGTTCCCGGCTCCGATCTCCGTGGGCTACATGTACATCCTGAAGCTGCACCACCTGGTCGACGACAAGATCCACGCACGTTCCACGGGTCCGTACTCGATGATCACCCAGCAGCCGCTCGGTGGTAAGGCGCAGTTCGGTGGACAGCGCTTCGGTGAGATGGAGGTGTGGGCCCTCGAGGCCTACGGCGCCGCGTACGCGCTCCAGGAGCTCCTCACGATCAAGTCCGACGACATCCTCGGCCGCGTCAAGGTGTACGAGGCGATCGTCAAGGGCGAGAACATCCAGGAGCCCGGCATCCCCGAGTCCTTCAAGGTGCTCATGAAGGAGATGCAGTCGCTCTGCCTGAACGTCGAGGTCCTCTCGGCCGACGGCACGCTGGTCAACCTCCGCGACACCGACGATGAGGCGTTCCGCGCCGCAGAGGAACTCGGTATCAACATCTCCAGCCGCTTCGAGGCCGCCTCGATCGACGAGATCTAA
- the rpoC gene encoding DNA-directed RNA polymerase subunit beta', protein MLESNTFDELRIGLATADHIRAWSYGEVKKPETINYRTLKPEKDGLFGEQIFGPSRDWECACGKYKRVRFKGIVCERCGVEVTKSSVRRERMGHIELAAPVTHIWYFKGVPSRLGYLLDMAPKDLEKVIYFAAYMVISVDEDARHRDLGTQENNIRLELKTLGDRRDSKIAERLAKLEEELAALEAEGAKADAKKKVKDAAEKEMSLIRKGADEQIAKLERVWEDFRTLEVGALRPEDDVFHELQDRFGQYFEAYMGAESIQRRLAAFDLVAEAENLRLQISEGKGQRKIRAIKRLKVVSSFLETGMSPAAMVLDVVPVIPPELRPMVQLDGGRFATSDLNDLYRRVINRNNRLRRLIDLGAPEIIVNNEKRMLQEAVDALFDNGRRGRPVTGTGNRALKSLSDMLKGKQGRFRQNLLGKRVDYSGRSVIIVGPQLKLHQCGLPKQMALELFKPFVIKRLIDLGHSQNIKAAKRAVERTRPEVWDVLEEIIRERPVLLNRAPTLHRLGIQAFEPQLVEGKAIQLHPLVCAAFNADFDGDQMAVHLPLSVEAQAEARVLMLASNNILKPSDGRPVTLPSQDMIIGLHHLTTVKEGAAGEGRAFGSVGEAILAKDEGTLDLQAKIRIRIPGLTFLEGEAPEGYERHGLVDASLGQAIFNDTLPKGYPFVREQADKNKLSQIVNKLAEEYPKVETAASLDRIKDAGFYWATRSGVTVALSDILTPPNKAEIVAGYEKQAAKVQSQYEKGLTTDSERRQELIKIWTEATDEVQAAMKANFPEDNTINRMVSSGARGNWLQIRNIAGMRGLVNNPKGEIIPRPIISSYREGLSVAEYFIATHGTRKGLADTALRTADSGYLTRRLVDVSQDVIIREEDCGTSKGLELPIAAPNSQGELVRDANVENSVFARTLASDVVDSKGEVLASAGDDVGDVLIDKLVALGVETIKVRSVLTCDSAVGVCAQCYGRSLATGKTVDIGEAVGIIAAQSIGEPGTQLTMRTFHTGGSASADDITQGLPRVQELFEARTPKGASPIAEADGRIAIDETDKGKKVILTPDSGEEPVIYPVLKRATLLVEDGQHVTVGQPILVGTLDPKEIMRVMGAREVQRYLVGGVQGVYRSQGVPIHDKHIEVIVRQMLRKVTVVDHADTNLLPGEMVDLKRYQSINRETVAEGKRPASGRPELMGITKASLATESWLSAASFQETTRVLTEAAMQGKRDPLVGLKENVIIGKLIPAGTGLSKYRDVTVEATEEAKSERYPNRIFASDGAYADGDFGYVDFDAFSTDDITPGTYN, encoded by the coding sequence GTGCTCGAGTCAAACACTTTCGATGAGCTTCGCATCGGCCTGGCCACCGCGGACCACATCCGCGCGTGGTCGTACGGTGAGGTCAAGAAGCCCGAAACCATCAACTACCGCACCCTGAAGCCGGAGAAGGATGGTCTCTTCGGAGAACAGATCTTCGGCCCGTCCCGCGACTGGGAGTGCGCCTGCGGCAAGTACAAGCGTGTCCGCTTCAAGGGCATCGTCTGCGAGCGCTGCGGCGTGGAGGTCACCAAGAGCTCCGTCCGTCGCGAGCGCATGGGTCACATCGAGCTCGCCGCTCCCGTCACCCACATCTGGTACTTCAAGGGTGTGCCCTCGCGTCTCGGCTACCTGCTCGACATGGCGCCGAAGGACCTCGAGAAGGTCATCTACTTCGCCGCCTACATGGTCATCTCGGTCGACGAGGATGCTCGTCACCGCGACCTGGGCACGCAGGAGAACAACATCCGCCTCGAGCTGAAGACGCTCGGCGACCGCCGCGACTCCAAGATCGCGGAGCGCCTGGCCAAGCTGGAGGAGGAGCTCGCTGCTCTCGAGGCAGAGGGTGCCAAGGCCGACGCCAAGAAGAAGGTGAAGGACGCCGCCGAGAAGGAGATGTCCCTCATCCGCAAGGGTGCCGACGAGCAGATCGCCAAGCTCGAGCGCGTGTGGGAAGACTTCCGCACCCTCGAGGTCGGCGCACTGCGCCCGGAGGACGACGTCTTCCACGAGCTGCAGGACCGCTTCGGTCAGTACTTCGAGGCCTACATGGGCGCCGAGTCGATCCAGCGTCGCCTCGCGGCGTTCGACCTGGTCGCCGAGGCGGAGAACCTGCGTCTGCAGATCTCCGAGGGCAAGGGCCAGCGCAAGATCCGTGCGATCAAGCGCCTCAAGGTCGTCAGCTCGTTCCTCGAGACCGGCATGAGCCCGGCCGCGATGGTCCTCGACGTCGTCCCGGTCATCCCGCCGGAGCTGCGCCCGATGGTCCAGCTCGACGGTGGCCGTTTCGCCACCTCCGACCTGAACGACCTGTACCGCCGCGTCATCAACCGCAACAACCGTCTTCGTCGTCTGATCGACCTCGGTGCTCCCGAGATCATCGTCAACAACGAGAAGCGCATGCTGCAGGAGGCCGTCGACGCACTGTTCGACAACGGTCGCCGTGGTCGTCCCGTCACCGGTACCGGAAACCGTGCCCTGAAGTCCCTCAGCGACATGCTGAAGGGTAAGCAGGGTCGCTTCCGTCAGAACCTGCTCGGCAAGCGCGTCGACTACTCCGGCCGTTCGGTCATCATCGTCGGCCCGCAGCTGAAGCTGCACCAGTGTGGTCTGCCCAAGCAGATGGCTCTGGAGCTCTTCAAGCCGTTCGTCATCAAGCGTCTGATCGACCTCGGTCACTCGCAGAACATCAAGGCCGCCAAGCGCGCGGTCGAGCGCACCCGTCCCGAGGTCTGGGACGTGCTCGAGGAGATCATCCGTGAGCGTCCGGTTCTGCTGAACCGTGCACCCACGCTGCACCGCCTCGGCATCCAGGCGTTCGAGCCGCAGCTCGTCGAGGGCAAGGCCATCCAGCTGCACCCGCTCGTCTGCGCGGCGTTCAACGCCGACTTCGACGGTGACCAGATGGCTGTGCACCTGCCGCTGTCGGTCGAGGCTCAGGCCGAGGCCCGCGTGCTGATGCTCGCGTCGAACAACATCCTGAAGCCGTCCGACGGACGCCCGGTCACCCTGCCTTCGCAGGACATGATCATCGGTCTGCACCACCTGACCACGGTCAAGGAGGGCGCAGCCGGTGAGGGCCGTGCATTCGGTTCGGTGGGCGAGGCGATCCTGGCCAAGGACGAGGGCACCCTCGACCTCCAGGCGAAGATCCGCATCCGCATCCCGGGTCTGACCTTCCTCGAGGGCGAAGCTCCCGAGGGCTACGAGCGCCACGGTCTCGTGGACGCCTCGCTGGGTCAGGCGATCTTCAACGACACGCTGCCGAAGGGCTACCCGTTCGTCCGCGAGCAGGCTGACAAGAACAAGCTGTCGCAGATCGTCAACAAGCTGGCCGAGGAGTACCCCAAGGTCGAGACCGCTGCATCGCTGGACCGCATCAAGGACGCCGGCTTCTACTGGGCCACGCGCTCCGGTGTGACCGTCGCCCTGAGCGACATCCTCACCCCGCCGAACAAGGCGGAGATCGTCGCCGGCTACGAGAAGCAGGCCGCGAAGGTCCAGTCGCAGTATGAGAAGGGTCTGACGACCGACTCCGAGCGTCGCCAGGAGCTCATCAAGATCTGGACCGAGGCGACCGACGAGGTCCAGGCCGCGATGAAGGCGAACTTCCCGGAGGACAACACCATCAACCGCATGGTGTCCTCGGGCGCCCGTGGTAACTGGCTGCAGATCCGGAACATCGCCGGTATGCGTGGTCTCGTGAACAACCCCAAGGGTGAGATCATCCCGCGTCCGATCATCTCCTCGTACCGCGAGGGTCTGTCGGTTGCGGAGTACTTCATCGCGACGCACGGTACCCGTAAGGGTCTGGCCGACACCGCTCTGCGTACCGCCGACTCGGGTTACCTGACCCGTCGTCTGGTGGATGTCTCGCAGGACGTCATCATCCGCGAAGAGGACTGCGGCACGTCGAAGGGCCTCGAGCTCCCGATCGCCGCTCCGAACTCGCAGGGCGAGCTGGTGCGCGACGCGAACGTCGAGAACTCGGTGTTCGCTCGTACGCTGGCCTCCGACGTGGTCGACAGCAAGGGCGAGGTCCTCGCCTCTGCCGGTGACGACGTGGGTGACGTGCTGATCGACAAGCTGGTCGCTCTGGGCGTCGAGACCATCAAGGTGCGCTCGGTCCTGACCTGCGACTCCGCCGTCGGTGTCTGCGCGCAGTGCTACGGCCGTTCGCTCGCGACGGGTAAGACCGTCGACATCGGCGAGGCCGTCGGTATCATCGCGGCCCAGTCGATCGGTGAGCCCGGTACCCAGCTGACGATGCGTACCTTCCACACGGGTGGTTCGGCATCGGCGGACGACATCACGCAGGGTCTTCCCCGCGTGCAGGAGCTCTTCGAGGCGCGTACCCCCAAGGGCGCGTCGCCGATCGCCGAGGCCGATGGCCGCATCGCGATCGACGAGACCGACAAGGGCAAGAAGGTCATCCTCACGCCCGACAGCGGTGAAGAGCCGGTCATCTACCCGGTGCTGAAGCGTGCGACGCTTCTCGTCGAGGACGGGCAGCACGTCACGGTCGGTCAGCCGATCCTGGTGGGCACGCTCGACCCCAAGGAGATCATGCGCGTCATGGGTGCTCGCGAGGTGCAGCGTTACCTCGTCGGCGGCGTCCAGGGCGTGTACCGCTCGCAGGGTGTGCCGATCCACGACAAGCACATCGAGGTCATCGTCCGTCAGATGCTCCGCAAGGTCACTGTCGTCGATCACGCCGACACGAACCTGCTGCCGGGTGAGATGGTCGACCTCAAGCGCTACCAGTCGATCAACCGCGAGACCGTGGCAGAGGGCAAGCGCCCCGCGTCGGGCCGACCGGAGCTGATGGGTATCACGAAGGCGTCGCTCGCGACCGAGTCGTGGCTGTCGGCCGCCTCCTTCCAGGAGACGACCCGCGTGCTCACCGAGGCTGCGATGCAGGGCAAGCGCGACCCGCTGGTCGGTCTCAAGGAGAACGTCATCATCGGTAAGCTCATCCCCGCCGGAACCGGTCTCTCGAAGTACCGCGACGTCACGGTCGAGGCCACCGAGGAAGCCAAGAGCGAGCGTTACCCGAACCGGATCTTCGCATCCGACGGCGCGTACGCCGACGGCGACTTCGGATACGTCGACTTCGACGCGTTCTCGACGGACGACATCACCCCCGGTACGTATAACTGA
- a CDS encoding ABC transporter permease: MSIALPPAQGPSAESGGSIDTVAIAQADLKKGSGGFWRDVFRRLRRNPTAWIGAVIVVLFLLVAALAPWLAPYPETALPGAKYITPTYIPGPGEVPGFPLGLDRFGGDVLSKLIWGAQASLMIGVISTAMGLVGGMILGLLAGTFGGWVDTLIMRVVDIILSVPNLLLAVSIAAILGQTPFAVMIAIGASQVPIFARLLRASMLQQRSSDYVLSAQTLGLGRGSITMSHVLPNAIGPVIVQGTLTLATAVIDAAALSFLGLGGGGPATAEWGRMLTYAQAELAIAPWLAFLPGICIAVTALGFTLLGEALREAMDPRTRAR; the protein is encoded by the coding sequence CACCCGCCCAGGGCCCGTCGGCCGAGAGCGGCGGCAGCATCGACACCGTCGCGATCGCCCAGGCCGACCTCAAGAAGGGCTCCGGCGGTTTCTGGCGGGATGTGTTCCGTCGGCTCCGCCGCAACCCGACCGCATGGATCGGCGCGGTCATCGTGGTGCTGTTCCTCCTGGTCGCCGCTCTCGCTCCGTGGCTCGCTCCGTACCCGGAGACGGCGCTTCCCGGCGCGAAGTACATCACGCCGACCTACATCCCGGGTCCGGGCGAGGTGCCGGGGTTCCCGCTGGGCCTCGACCGTTTCGGCGGCGACGTGCTGTCCAAGCTCATCTGGGGTGCGCAGGCCTCCCTGATGATCGGCGTCATCTCCACCGCGATGGGACTCGTGGGCGGCATGATCCTCGGCCTCCTCGCCGGCACGTTCGGCGGGTGGGTCGACACCCTCATCATGCGCGTCGTCGACATCATCCTCTCGGTGCCGAACCTGCTGCTGGCGGTGTCGATCGCCGCGATCCTCGGGCAGACGCCGTTCGCGGTGATGATCGCGATCGGTGCTTCCCAGGTGCCCATCTTCGCTCGGCTGCTCCGTGCGTCGATGCTGCAGCAGCGGTCGAGCGACTACGTGCTCTCGGCGCAGACACTCGGTCTCGGCCGCGGCAGCATCACGATGTCGCACGTGCTGCCGAACGCCATCGGCCCCGTGATCGTCCAGGGCACGTTGACGCTCGCGACGGCCGTGATCGATGCGGCCGCGCTGTCGTTCCTCGGTCTCGGCGGCGGCGGCCCCGCGACCGCCGAGTGGGGGCGCATGCTCACCTACGCGCAGGCCGAGCTCGCGATCGCCCCGTGGCTCGCGTTCCTCCCGGGTATCTGCATCGCCGTCACCGCGCTCGGCTTCACCCTGCTGGGCGAAGCGCTGCGTGAGGCGATGGACCCACGGACGAGGGCACGATGA